In Kangiella profundi, one DNA window encodes the following:
- the nrdD gene encoding anaerobic ribonucleoside-triphosphate reductase, which translates to MQLNNQDRQKCEVWTRVMGYHRPVSAFNKGKQSEHKERQHFKERA; encoded by the coding sequence ATGCAACTTAACAACCAAGATCGCCAAAAGTGTGAAGTTTGGACACGAGTGATGGGCTACCATCGTCCGGTGTCAGCCTTTAACAAAGGCAAGCAATCTGAACACAAAGAACGTCAACATTTTAAAGAGCGTGCTTAA
- a CDS encoding anaerobic ribonucleoside-triphosphate reductase activating protein, producing MLKESQSVSNIKSDVALRVGGITPLTTIDFPHHLSCVIYCQGCAWRCRYCHNPELIPTKADQSYEWHSLIEFLHKRKGLLEAVVFSGGEPLLQSALVPAIETVKAMDFKVGLHTGGSAPKRFKAVLPNVDWVGFDVKDLPEYGDAIIRVNGAAEANWQSLDMLLESGVDYECRTTVHWNLTNPERVLKLAETLASKGVKNYNLQIARNKNTLDESLRSDEFSYSMVDKETRQQLCTAIEPMFNKFKWVE from the coding sequence ATGCTCAAGGAATCGCAATCTGTCAGCAACATTAAGTCAGATGTAGCCTTAAGAGTAGGGGGCATCACGCCCCTTACTACTATAGATTTTCCTCATCATCTGTCGTGTGTAATTTATTGCCAGGGCTGCGCCTGGCGCTGTCGCTATTGCCATAATCCTGAGTTGATACCCACCAAGGCTGATCAATCTTATGAATGGCACTCACTAATTGAATTTCTGCATAAGCGAAAAGGCTTACTTGAAGCTGTTGTATTTAGTGGTGGCGAACCATTACTACAATCAGCATTAGTTCCAGCAATTGAAACAGTCAAAGCTATGGATTTCAAAGTGGGGTTGCACACTGGAGGTTCTGCACCAAAGCGTTTTAAAGCAGTTCTTCCTAATGTCGACTGGGTGGGTTTTGATGTTAAAGATTTGCCCGAATATGGAGACGCTATCATACGTGTTAATGGAGCCGCCGAGGCGAATTGGCAAAGTCTAGATATGCTACTGGAAAGTGGTGTGGATTACGAATGCCGGACAACTGTACATTGGAATTTAACCAATCCGGAGCGTGTTTTAAAGCTTGCAGAAACCTTAGCCTCAAAAGGTGTAAAAAATTATAATCTGCAAATTGCCCGCAATAAGAACACTCTTGATGAAAGCCTGCGCAGTGATGAGTTTTCCTACTCTATGGTTGATAAGGAAACCCGTCAGCAACTCTGCACTGCAATAGAGCCCATGTTTAATAAGTTTAAATGGGTAGAGTAA
- a CDS encoding Crp/Fnr family transcriptional regulator has translation MMEAMQLTNLAPTLRRNAMFNCLSDEQLQKLLAISKLTYFKPNKPVISQGQPAKYFFLVLDGQVKLHLISTEGKEKIIKFVNGNDTFVEALMFLQKKFYPINATSTKRTQILAVPSEYFYNLLHNNSDLAMKMLGNICLKMRGHINEIEMLTVLDASQRVARFVYDMMPHDIDDGGTFPINISKKSIAGKLSIRPETFSRLLKKFEDENVFSFSNGKVTVLQRDRLSEYYLESSEGVASL, from the coding sequence ATGATGGAAGCTATGCAACTTACAAACCTGGCGCCGACACTGCGCCGCAACGCCATGTTTAACTGCCTCAGCGATGAACAGTTACAAAAGCTACTGGCCATCAGTAAACTTACCTACTTTAAGCCAAATAAGCCTGTAATCAGTCAAGGACAGCCCGCCAAGTACTTTTTTCTAGTGCTTGACGGGCAAGTCAAGCTGCACCTGATTTCAACCGAAGGTAAGGAAAAAATCATTAAGTTCGTAAATGGCAATGATACTTTTGTGGAAGCTTTAATGTTTTTGCAAAAGAAATTCTACCCTATAAATGCTACCAGTACTAAGCGTACCCAGATATTAGCGGTACCTAGTGAATACTTTTATAACCTGCTACATAACAATAGCGATCTTGCTATGAAGATGCTTGGTAATATCTGCCTTAAAATGCGTGGCCACATCAATGAAATAGAGATGCTTACCGTGCTGGATGCATCACAGCGTGTCGCTCGCTTCGTCTACGATATGATGCCACATGATATTGACGATGGCGGCACTTTCCCGATCAACATTTCAAAAAAATCCATAGCAGGGAAACTATCCATTCGTCCTGAAACTTTCTCCCGATTACTAAAGAAATTTGAAGATGAGAATGTATTTTCATTTAGTAATGGCAAGGTTACCGTGCTACAAAGGGATCGTTTGTCTGAATATTATTTAGAATCGAGTGAGGGGGTGGCTAGCCTGTAA
- a CDS encoding alginate export family protein — protein MTRLTNISLAVATALLLGSTVTQASESKQEASSFAESLENTDVKWHFRYRLEDVDQDNALEDATASTLLSRVTLDTQSYNDFSFKLEVDNVSAVTNRDDYNSTLNGNTDYSVVADPEATEINQAALTYSGFDNTKVIAGRQRINLGTQRFVGGVGWRQNEQTYDGVLINNKSINNTNLTYAYVNNINTITDGNVDTRSHFVNYDWSLADSMSLNFYGYFLDFKEAPLSSTKTIGARYSLKPTSDLPFFVNAEYAKQSEYEDNPNNLDSDYQLLEVGYQMQNISFIIAQEVLSGDDSVSGQAFQTPLATKHKFQGWADQFLVTPDAGIEDTYFAVNAKFSMQSFGLVYHDFKAEATSQDYGSEIGVNYTSKIDKNLSFVAKLADYSSDGYSVDTRKVWLMLVANF, from the coding sequence ATGACCCGTTTGACCAACATATCGCTTGCCGTGGCTACAGCCCTTTTGCTCGGCTCTACAGTAACGCAGGCAAGTGAATCCAAACAAGAAGCCAGCAGTTTTGCCGAGTCGCTGGAAAATACCGACGTTAAATGGCATTTCCGCTATCGTCTGGAAGACGTTGATCAGGATAATGCACTAGAAGATGCAACGGCCTCTACCCTGCTTTCCAGGGTAACACTTGATACCCAGTCCTATAATGATTTCAGCTTTAAACTTGAGGTTGATAACGTCAGCGCTGTAACTAACAGAGATGATTATAACAGCACATTAAACGGCAATACCGATTATTCGGTAGTAGCCGATCCAGAAGCCACAGAAATCAATCAGGCTGCATTGACCTACAGTGGCTTCGATAACACCAAGGTAATAGCGGGCCGTCAACGGATCAATCTAGGCACACAACGTTTTGTAGGCGGTGTGGGCTGGCGTCAGAATGAGCAGACCTATGATGGTGTTCTGATAAATAATAAATCCATTAACAATACGAACCTTACCTACGCTTATGTAAACAACATCAACACTATCACCGATGGAAATGTTGATACACGCAGTCATTTCGTAAACTATGATTGGTCTTTAGCAGATAGCATGAGCCTAAACTTCTATGGCTATTTTCTGGACTTTAAGGAAGCGCCATTAAGTTCAACCAAAACCATTGGTGCGCGCTACAGTCTGAAGCCAACGTCTGACCTTCCCTTCTTTGTAAATGCCGAATATGCCAAGCAATCAGAATACGAAGATAACCCAAACAATTTAGATAGCGACTATCAGCTATTGGAAGTTGGTTACCAAATGCAGAACATAAGCTTCATTATTGCACAGGAAGTTCTGTCTGGTGATGACTCTGTATCAGGACAAGCATTTCAAACTCCTTTAGCTACTAAACATAAGTTCCAGGGCTGGGCTGATCAGTTCTTAGTAACTCCAGACGCAGGCATTGAGGATACTTATTTCGCAGTTAATGCAAAGTTCTCAATGCAATCATTTGGATTGGTTTATCACGACTTCAAAGCAGAAGCCACTTCTCAGGATTACGGTTCAGAAATTGGGGTCAACTATACATCCAAAATTGATAAGAACTTAAGCTTTGTGGCTAAGTTGGCAGACTATTCGTCGGATGGTTATTCAGTCGACACACGAAAAGTATGGCTCATGTTGGTTGCTAACTTTTAA
- the trhP gene encoding prephenate-dependent tRNA uridine(34) hydroxylase TrhP, whose translation MKKPELLSPAGTLRNMRYAFAYGADAVYAGQPRYSLRVRNNDFGLDNIGIGIEEAHAQDKKFYIASNIAPHNSKIKTFMDDIKEVIALNPDALIMSDPGLIMMVREAYPEQEVHLSVQANATNYATVKFWYQQGIKRVILSRELSIKEIEEIKTHCPEMELEVFVHGALCMAYSGRCLLSGYFNHRDPNQGTCTNACRWKYDLHEATENEAGDIIAVSQLEPTVQTVDPQSVFLLQEKERPGEYMPVFEDEHGTYIMNSKDLRAVQHVDQFARMGIDSLKIEGRTKSHYYVARTAQVYRQAIDDAAAGKPFNMKLMDELEKLAHRGYTEGFYRRHVHDEYQNYETGNSIRDRQLFVGEVSDKTDDTITVEVKNCFEVGDTLEIMTPNGNQYFQLNNMESTKGQSMEIAPGSGHRVVLQLPEGVNVDHIDSMSLLMKNL comes from the coding sequence ATGAAAAAACCAGAACTATTGTCCCCCGCGGGGACATTAAGAAATATGCGCTATGCCTTTGCTTATGGCGCTGATGCCGTTTATGCGGGACAACCCAGATACAGCTTAAGAGTACGTAATAATGACTTTGGCCTGGATAATATTGGCATCGGCATCGAAGAAGCTCATGCGCAGGATAAAAAGTTCTACATCGCCAGCAACATTGCGCCTCACAATAGCAAAATTAAAACATTCATGGATGACATCAAGGAAGTGATTGCCTTAAATCCTGATGCCCTGATTATGTCTGATCCCGGACTAATCATGATGGTTCGCGAAGCTTACCCGGAACAGGAAGTGCATCTTTCAGTGCAAGCCAACGCGACCAACTATGCAACGGTGAAGTTCTGGTATCAGCAAGGCATCAAGCGAGTCATTTTATCGCGCGAATTGTCGATTAAAGAGATTGAGGAAATTAAAACTCATTGTCCCGAGATGGAACTTGAAGTTTTTGTGCATGGTGCTTTATGTATGGCTTATTCGGGCCGCTGTCTGCTTTCAGGATATTTTAATCATCGCGATCCGAATCAAGGCACTTGCACCAATGCCTGTCGCTGGAAATACGATTTGCACGAAGCCACAGAAAACGAAGCAGGCGATATTATTGCAGTGAGCCAATTAGAGCCAACCGTGCAAACAGTCGATCCTCAGTCAGTGTTTTTATTACAGGAGAAAGAGCGCCCCGGCGAGTATATGCCTGTGTTTGAAGATGAACATGGCACCTATATCATGAACTCAAAAGATTTGCGTGCTGTACAGCATGTGGATCAGTTTGCTCGAATGGGAATTGATTCGCTTAAAATCGAAGGCCGTACCAAGTCACACTATTACGTTGCTCGTACAGCCCAAGTCTATCGCCAGGCCATTGATGATGCTGCGGCTGGAAAACCCTTCAATATGAAGCTAATGGATGAGCTAGAAAAGCTTGCTCATCGAGGTTATACCGAAGGCTTTTACCGTCGCCACGTACACGATGAATATCAAAACTACGAAACTGGTAATTCAATTCGCGACCGCCAGCTTTTTGTCGGTGAAGTCAGTGATAAAACCGATGATACGATAACCGTTGAGGTAAAAAATTGTTTTGAAGTTGGCGATACCCTGGAAATTATGACACCAAACGGTAACCAGTACTTTCAGCTCAATAATATGGAATCTACAAAGGGGCAGTCTATGGAGATTGCACCGGGTTCAGGCCATCGAGTGGTTCTGCAACTTCCAGAAGGTGTTAATGTTGACCATATCGACTCCATGTCGTTGCTAATGAAGAATTTGTAG